The genomic DNA CGGGGGCTGGAAAAATGGAAGTAAAAATCGCTGCCCTGCGACCTGGCTTGTCGAACAGGGCTATGCCGTTGTAAGTATTAATTATCGCCTGACGGACCAGGCCCAGTGGCCTGCACAAATTGAGGATTGTCGAGCCGCAGTGCGATGGGTTCGAGAAAATGCAGCAGGTTTTCAACTGGATGGCGACCACATTGCAGCCTGGGGAAGTTCGGCTGGCGGTCATCTGGTCGCTCTGATGGGCACACTTGATGCCCCGAAAAATGAAAAAACATCGAGCAGGGTTCAAGCGGTTTGCGACTGGTTCGGACCAACCGATTTGCTCACCATGCCCCCCAACCTTCCGGAAAACGGGAGGACGCTTGAAGATGTTGCGAATTCCAATGGAGCGAAACTTCTTGGCAAAACAGTCATCGAACATCCCGAACTTGCGAAGCAAGCCAGTGCGTATTATCAGGTCAGTGCCGAGGATTCTCCATTTTTAATTATGCACGGCGACAAAGATTTTAATGTGCCTTTGATTCAAAGTCAGAAGTTTCACGACAAGTTGCAGGAGGCTGGCGTTTCCTCAACACTGATCATTGTTCCCGAAGCAGGACATGGCGGTAAAGAATTTCAGGCCCCGGAGATCCAAGAAGCAATCAAAAGTTTCTTCGACAAACATCTCCATTAATTGTCACTAAAATCATAGTGTCTCTGGATGTCAGGCAAGGACTTCGTGAACGACATCGCCGTGGACGTTGGTCAGGCGGCGTTGGATGCCGTTGTGGTAGAAGGTGAGTTGTTCGTGGTCGATGCCGAACAGGTGTAAAATAGTGGCGTGAAAATCGTGCCAGGGGATTGGGCGTTCGACCGCTTTCCAGCCGACTTCATCGGTATTGCCAAAGGCAAAGCCCGGCTTCAGTCCTGCACCTGCCATCCAGCAGCTGAAGCCGTAGCGGTTGTGGTCGCGTCCAGGACCGACTTTGTCAGCATCGGATTGAGCAAAGGGAGTTCGTCCAAATTCCGTCGTGAACAGGACGAGAGTTTCATCGAGCATGCCTCGCTGTTTCAAATCTTTCAATAATGCGGCAACTGGTTTGTCGATCCGGCCTGCTTCGATCGTATGATTCTCTTTAACATTCTCGTGAGCATCCCAACTGGCGCGCGGACTTCCCGCCACGGGTCCACCCGAAAAAAGCTGGACGAATCTCACGCCCTGTTCAAGCAGCCGTCGTCCCAACAAACACCGACGGCCCATGTCTGCTGTTTGGGTCTCATTTATTCCGTATTCCGATTGCGTCTGTTCCGTTTCCTCTGCAAAACTGCTGACTTCGGGAATGGAGGTCTGCATTCTCGCTGCCAGTTCATAACTTTTCAGGCGAGCATTCAAAGCCGACTGGACTCCAAGTTGATTCACGTGTTGCTCGTTAATGGAATGAATAAACTCACGGGTCGCAGCATCGCTTTGAGAGTTAACTTCACGAGCCGGGAACAGATCGCGGACCGGTTGTGCACCTCCACGAAAGACAACGCCCTGATGATTAGAAGGCAGAAACGAACTACTCCATGTCGAAGCACCTGTATTCGGTGCACCACGTTCATCATTGAGCACAACGTAGGCGGGCAGCGATTCATTTTCGAGTCCCATCCCGTAGGAAATCCAGCTGCCCATCGAGGGGAAACCATTGAATTCAAATCCGCTATTGGCCAGAAAGAGTGCGGGCGTGTGATTGGCCGACTTCGATTCCATCGATCGCAATATCGTCAAATC from Rubinisphaera italica includes the following:
- a CDS encoding DUF1501 domain-containing protein, encoding MVNNFNLQTRREFFNWGMNGLGATALATLLSRESTLAALKDSKLQPKAKRAIHICLVGGMSHVDSFDYKSELKKFHGKSLQTDEQPDLFFGKMGLLRQQDWEFKPRGKSGLMISDMFPHIAELADDLTILRSMESKSANHTPALFLANSGFEFNGFPSMGSWISYGMGLENESLPAYVVLNDERGAPNTGASTWSSSFLPSNHQGVVFRGGAQPVRDLFPAREVNSQSDAATREFIHSINEQHVNQLGVQSALNARLKSYELAARMQTSIPEVSSFAEETEQTQSEYGINETQTADMGRRCLLGRRLLEQGVRFVQLFSGGPVAGSPRASWDAHENVKENHTIEAGRIDKPVAALLKDLKQRGMLDETLVLFTTEFGRTPFAQSDADKVGPGRDHNRYGFSCWMAGAGLKPGFAFGNTDEVGWKAVERPIPWHDFHATILHLFGIDHEQLTFYHNGIQRRLTNVHGDVVHEVLA